Below is a genomic region from Pan troglodytes isolate AG18354 chromosome X, NHGRI_mPanTro3-v2.0_pri, whole genome shotgun sequence.
aaatgaactatcgtcagggcacagtggctcaccctgttatcacagcactttgggaggtcgaggcgggtggatgatgacgtcaggagttcaagaccagccttgccagtatgttgaaaccccatctttactactaatacaaaaattacccgggtgtggtggcgcgcacctgtagtcagagctactcgggaggctgaggctggaaaattgcttgaacccgggaggcagacagttgcagtgagccgagacactgcactctagcctgggtgacagagtgagactctgtctcaacaacaacaacaacaacaacaacaacaatgaactactgatacacaaatatcaatatCTTGGAGGAATCTCCATGGAATTACGCCGAGTGAAATAAGCCCGTAAAACGTTGTATACTGTAAGATTTCACTTGTACAGCATTgtagaaaagacaaaattgtGGAAACGAAAAAcagatttgtggttgccagggattagggATGGCGGATGGGAGGAGAGTATTACTAAAAATGAGTAGCACAAGGGATAGCATTGCGGTGATGAAAATgtactgtacatttttttttttcaagagggattctcactctgcctcctaggctgtagtgcagtggcacactctcgagctcactgcaacctctgcctcccgggttcgagctattctgtctcagcctcccatgtagctgggactacaggcgggtgccaccatgcctggctaatttttgtacttttagtagagacggggtttctccatgttggccaggctggtctcaaactcctgacctcaagtgatctgcccacctcggcctcccaaagtgctgggattacaagcgtgaaccactgcacccggccatgttctgtctctctctcttttttttttttctgaaatataagctttgtttaaaatgtaaagaaatattaaaaataaactttttttttacaaattataatCAAGCACTCAAAACAATTTAGGGATGTTAAACACTAATtcttaattcaaaataatgacaTCCATAGAATATATCCTGGTGTTGGTCAACATAAAGTTTACTTAATATTAGTAATTtataggccgggctcagtggctcacacctgtaatcccaacactttgggaggtcgaggcgggcggatcacgaggtcaggagatcgagaccatcctggctaacacgatgaaaccccgtctctactaagaatacaaaaaattagccaggcgttttggtgggcacctgtagtcccagccactcgggaggctgaggcaggagaatggcgtgaacccaggaggcggagcttgcagtgagcggagatcgagccactgcactccagcctgggcgacagagcgagactccgtctcaaaacaaaaacaaaaacaaaaaacaaaagaaaacaaaagaactagTATTTTTTATATGCTTAACCATTGATCCTTCCTAAAATTCAATGAAAACAATGATTTGACTTTATAAGGTGCAGCCTTTTATGTAATACGCTAGAGATACTTTTTCAAATACAAAACCTTTATACCAGCAAGGAGATTATAAAAGCATATATAAAGTATACTGAAGGATGTGATTTAAAGGCTGcctgtatatacagatgcatTTCACCTTATAAAGTACACGTGCACATCAAAACACTTTCACTGAATATAGATGCCATTACATTCTCTTAACACTACAAAGCAAATGTCAGGTTCATGAACATTGTTCCATTGTGTATCAactgaaaaaaacatatatacacaaaaagaTTTTGACGGCACCTGGGAGTGGAATGTGCCTACATTTAGAGCAGAGCTTTTACAGGACCACCTGTCTCCAGCCGGCTCCCAGGGACCACTGAAAACAGCTGCTACCCTCAGAACGACAAGATGGTCTTGTTAATGATTTCACTGGACTCTCGAATCTCATCCTCCTTGATCACCAGCAGAGGTGAAACCTGATGATGTCACCATGGGTGGGCTTGGCCAGAAGTCCATAATCTCAAAGTCATAGACACACCTCCCAAGCATTACAGTCTATGGTTTCTTTAATAACAATagcatttaataattattttcctcccgggcacagtggctcacgcctgtaatcccaacactttgggaggctgaggcgggtggatcgcctgaggtcaggagttcgagaccagcctggccaacatggcgaaaccccgtctctaccaaaaatacaaaaattagccgggcatagtggcgcgtgcctgtaatcccagctactcaggaggctgaggcaggagaatcgctagaacccagcaggcagaggttgcagtgagccaagatcgcgccattgcactccaacctgggcaaccagAATGAACCTCTGActcaaaataatagcaataataataattctgttcCTCTTATGGCAGTTACAACATCAAAAGGTAGCTTCATGGGTTCACTTCTCACGATAAtacccattttttttcctgcattttcagCAAGATTTTCTTGTTCTAAAACCTCAAGGGCTGCGATGGTCACTCAGCAGCCTAGTGGATTGCCACCATATGTGGACCCATGTTCCCCTGGCTTAATGGTCAGCATTATGCCATCGTCCCACAGCACTGCAGACACAGAGTATCAACCCCCAGAAAGGGCCTTTCCAAGGAGGACTATATCAGGTCTGACATTTTCATGATCAACAGCCAGCCATCTACCAGTTCTGGCCAATCCTATCTGTATTTCATCAGCAATGAACAGAACCAAGCTGGGAGCATGAGATGGGACGAGGGCAAGTAAAAATACCACAAAGCTCACTGTTCTTACGGAGATTCAGCTGgtctctctctcgctctttctttctttctttctttgtttctttttttttcagtcttgctctgtcgcccaagctggagtgcagtggtgtgatctcagctcaatgcaacctccacttcccgggttcaaatcattgagtgagcccaggaggtcaagaccaacctgggaaacatagcaaaaggcagggtggtgcatgcctgtagtcccaaggccgaggcgggagaatcacttgagtcccagaggtagagcccagcctggacaacatagcgaaactgtctctaatagaaaaattaaaaatattagtggGGGCggggtggtgtgagcctgtagtcccgaggccgaggcgggaggattgcttgagcctaggaggtcgaggccagcctggccaacatagcgaaaccccatttctgctaacaacaagaacaacaaaaaaatagcgtgggcggggtggctcactcctgtagttttgaggccaaggtgggagcattgcttgagcccaggagtttgataccagcctggccaacaaagcgaAAGCCTGCctctcctaaaaaataaataaataaataaataaataaataaataaataagcagggTAGaatggcacacgcctatagttctgaggccgaggtggaagcatcatctgagcctgagaggttgaggccagcctgggcaacatatcgaaACCCGGTTTCCActaaaacgaaacaaaacaaaacaaaaaatagcttgggcagggtggtgcatggctgtagtcctgagatgggaggatcccttgagtccaggagcttgatgccggcctggccaacatagggaaacacggtttctactaaaaaaaaaaaaaaaaaaaagcgtgggcagggtggtgcatgcctgtagtctcgggGCCATggcggaaggatcccttgagcccaggacgatgagaccagcccggccaacatagcaaaacctggtttctacttaaaaaaaaaaaaaaaaaaaaagcgtgggctgggtggtgaatgcctgtagtcccgaggccgaggtgggaggatcgcttgagcccacgacgtcaagaccagcctggccaacacagcgaaaccttctctattaaaaaatcaaaaaataaaaaatattagtggGGGTAGGGTGgtttgcgcctgtagtcccaagacGGAGGCTGGAGGATTGGCCAAGGCAGATGTAACCAATACCACAATCACATCCcataagtaaatacattttccTCTCTTCAGGGCTACAGGTAAAGGATGGTAATTGTGCGCACCATACTTAGATTCCCTTTCAAAAATGTAAGCAGAGGTTGCGGGGCCTTGGACTGTTTTTTCAGTGGCAACAGATATAGAAGCCACTGAAGAATGAAAGCCACGACTAAGTATAGCAAACCTCCGCAAATGTGCTAGTTTGGAAAACATCGTGTCTTTCAAGTAGAAAAATCACAGATTGACTATTCTTTTCTTCCCACAGTTCAGACTAGAATCCAGATTTTTAACCCAAGATCCAGGAACGGTCTTCAGAGAGTTCAAAATCTGACGGCGCCTGAGGACCACCCACTTTTTCGCAGTGGCGACAAGGTGTGGCTGGAGGAGGAGACATTATTCTGCAATGTCGCTGCCCAAGGATGATGGACCAATCAGGGCAGTTAGTGAACTCCATCTGGCCAATTAGAAGTCAGAACAGTAGGCGGAACAAGCAAAGCGGATGTGGCTTCTATCAGTCCCGGCTCCAGGGACGAAACCTTCTCAAAGTGGGGGTGGAGACTCTAATTTTCCCGCCTAAAGCATCCCCTGGGATTGGCTACTTTAAGTTCAGAGTACGCATGCtctgactttctctctctttcgATTCTTCCATACTCAGAGTACGCACGGTCTGATTTTCTCTTTGGATTCTTCCAAAATCAGAGTAAGCATaggctgattttctttttccattcttcctACCCCTCCCCTCCTCCGCGGTGCATTTGCTATCTAGTTTTAATAAGGAGTGTATATGAGGCAGGCCGCCATCTCAAATCTTTCCTGTCAGTTTCTAACTTTTTCAGGTACGGGATTTTTCCTAGGAACTCTGTAGCAACTTAAGAaatttgggccgggtgcggtggcttacacttgtaatccctgcacttttggAAGCCACAGCTGGTGGATCGCCTGAacctaagaggcggaggttgcagtgagccatgatcacgccagtgcactcccgactgggcaacagagcgagaccctgtctgaaaaaacaaaaaccaaaaaagctcACTCAAATctttcctcctgggctcaagtgagcctctcgCCTAGGCCTTGGggctacaggcgcgcaccaccccGCTTCtgctaaattttgtttgttttttttagtagagatggttttgctACGTTTGCGagcctggtctcaagctcctgggctaaggcgatccgcccaccttggccttccaaagtgctgggatggtaCAGGCCTGCTCCACCAaccccagctaactttttgtgtattttgtagacgggggttttgctgtgtttcccagccgggtctcgacctcctgggctcaagcgacctgcacgcctcggcctcccaaagtgctgggattacaggcgtgagccacggtgcctggctgaTTGCTGCATCTTGAAATGCCCCACATTCTCTCTAAGTGATGGCGGGCTCTTGTAGTCTCAGAAATTCTAGCTCTCTTCCTTCTAATAATTTACAAATCACCGAGTAATAGCCTCTGAACACGTTCATATTAGCGATGCTCATTTCTCTTCAATAGAACAGAACCCCCCATCCCTCTGCCTGATCAGATCCATCGCCAAAGAGACCATGTTATCTCTGGGACTAACTTCCCTTCCTTTATTTATTGAGTGGGGGTGTCAGCATGCCCCCACTGAATAAAATTACACAGTCATGTCCCTGCCTCCCCAACAAGGGTCCGTACATCTTTCAGGGTAAGCCTAGCTCCAGGGAAACTACTAACAACATTAGCCAACCCCCTCCCAAAGACTCAAGGCTGCTTTGCCCATAGGAAACCTGTCATTCCCTATCAATACTTCTCCCAGAGACCCCTGGTTCCCTGTTTTCATCTGATTTCTCCCCATATCCTTACTCAGGGACGGATAAGCCCCAGATGGAGAAATGCAGCAGCTGATTCCAGGTGACTGAGGGTGGCCGGCCTTCACTGATTTCTCCCTCCACAGGATCAAAGCTGCTGTGGCTGGAAAGACTCAGGCTATTTCTCTTGCAGGTCAGACTGCTCCCGGTGCCATGAACGGAGACGACGCTTTTGCAAGGAGACCCACGGTTGGTGCTCAAATACCAGAGAAGATCCAAAAGGTGAGGTGACCTGGAGGGAGCAGAGTAGTGGCCCAGGGGACAGTGTGGGGTGACCCGGTTTCTGAGGAGGGGAGGACAGAGATACTGGAGACAAGGAGCAGGGTCTCGGGGGAGATCTGGACCCTTGGGAGCCTCCCACCCTCGCTCTGTCATCACCTAGCATCCCTGGAGACAAGTCTGTGACCTTGCACTACATCTGGTGACTCTCAGTCCATTCTGGAAGGTGGGAAGAGAGCCAGCCAGCAGCATTAAAGCCCTACTGTGTGGCAGGGGTGAAGCTAGGGAAGGTCCCTCGTGTTCTGTCAGTTAGCCATGGCATCAACCAGGAAGGATTATCATCCCCAGTTCCCAGATCTAGCACACAGGAAGCGGCTCCAGCTGAATGGCAGACATGCCTAGCTGAGTCCCTgccataattccttttttttttttttttttgtaggcctTCGATGATATTGCCAAATACTTCTCTAAGGAAGAGTGGGAAAAGATGAAAGCCTCAGAGAAAATCTTCTATGTGTATATGAAGAGAAAGTATGAGGCTATGACTAAACTAGGTAACAGAAAGTTCTAGGAACAGACAAGTCTGGGGACACATGAGCATCCCTTTTCCTGCTTTGGCTACTTCTTAGGCTGCAGAAAGTACCTCACATTTTCCTTTTGTGCAGGGAAAAATCGCAAGGCAGCTTCTGGGTGTTCTGCTCTTCTGTATCCTGTCAgggctgagggcagggactggCCACAGTGGAGCTTATACCTGGATCCTGCACGTTTCTCTCCCTTAGGCTTCTGTTCTGATGAGCCCAACTGTCTCTGTGGCATCCCGGCaacccccctacccccaccccacacacacccaccctaCCTTCTCTCGGcttgtctcttcctttttttttttttttttttgagtcagtctcagtctgtcacctaggctagagggcagtagtgcaatcatagcttactgcagccttgaattcctggcctcaagcaattctccagccttagcctcccaaagtgttggtactacagacatgagccaccataccaggcccAAGCTTGTCTCTTAAGGAATAAACATTTTGCTTCTTTCTAGGTTTCAAggccaccctcccacctttcaTGTGTAATAAACGGGCCGAAGACTTCCAGGGGAATGATTTTGATAATGACCCTAACCGTGGGAATCAGGGTGAGTAGATGGGAAGGGGCTGGAAAGGGTCTCCCCAAGCCCAGTTGCTTTTCAGCTCAGCTACCTGAGAAAGATCCTCAGGCATTTGTTCCCTCATACACATCAgggctgagtgaaaaaaaaaaaattgcatgcagAAAGTTAACTACAGAGGCCgttcatataaaattttaaaacatgcaaaagaagaatatatattttatggataATAAGTAAATGGTAAATGTATACAAACATGAATGTGaataaaaagccatcaaattAAGGTGACTGGCTGtaagtggaggagggagggagggcgggcAGGCATTGCTGAGTGCGGCACAGACAGCTTCAGCTGTGACTTGTTGatagtgtgttttgtttgtttttgtttttgagatggagtttcactcttctcggccagggtagagtgcaataaggcaatctcagctcactccaactttcacctcctgggttcaagtgattctcctgcctcagcctcccgagtagctggggttacaggcacgtgcccccacacccagctcattttttaatttatggtagagacggggtttcaccatgttggccaggctggtctcaaacttcctgacctcaggtgatccacccgcctcagccttccaaagtgctgggattacaactgtgagctaccacgcccggcctatttgcagtttttctaatattctgaataaataaatcagaccTAACATAGCTGTGGGGTAATGTTGAGATCCGACTGGACTCAATATTATTCCCCatacttttctgtgtgtttgaaatatttcttttttaaacgaGATGTTGTTCTTCCTAAGCACCGTTAATGAATCAAAGGACTGCTAAAAAAATGCtacaagtgaaaaaaagaaagaaagaaagtgttaaAACTGTAGATCCGCCAAAAACTTCCAGAGTTTGTTTCATTAACAGCATGTAGGTATTGGATAGGTATCTTAGGAGTGAGGGTGATGAACACATTATGTAATAAAGATCGctgtttctctgtattttatcAAAACCAAATAGTCTTCTCATTCCCAAAGAACCCTGATTCTCCGTGATGAGCTTGGAAGAGAGTTTGAAGGAGTGATCCCTTATCCAACACACAGAGAGCTTTCCCACTTGTCAGAGAGCAGAGATAACATAGGGTGAAAAAAAGACAGGTTCTTGGGTAGAGAGCTTTGTACATTTCAGGAATATAAAGGGGACATATGTGTTTACTTGCTCTTCTACTCTGACAACATAATTATAAGACAAGGTCAGAATGTCCAAACCGTCTCCAATAGACCTATTACTCGCCAACTAAACAGGCCAGAGTCTACAATCTCCCGCAATCACTATAAGAGACCTGAAAAGCCAGTGCTTGAGTATCTGCCAAGTTTTGACAGTAAAGGAGTGTCTttatactgaaaatatttcagaGCCACTGGACCAAATCATCCATGGTTCATCACACATTTAACAGcttaattcacataccataagattcacccatttgaagtgtacaatGATTTTCAGTTGTTGCACATCTTGAGTGGATACAGTTCAGGTTCCCAACCAATCAATTTAATTATTTGGGAAAAAGTAAAAGATATGTAATGGAATAAGATGAGACTGTGATGGGGTGTAGTCCCCATGTGATAAACCATGAGATGGAAAATTCTGAATTGAAGCCACAGATAAATGCACCAACCATGACTAAACATAATTCAGAAGCAAATCTGAAATAACTCCCCAACAATGAGTGGACTCATAACCCTCTGCTGCAGAATACCCTGATGCGACAGAAGTCTCTCTAGAGTTTGGAAACCTTtaccaacaaagaaaaattctgatgTATTCTCTTTCAGTTGAACGTCCTCAGATGACTTTCGGCAGGCTCCAGGGAATCTCCCCGAAGGTGAGTGTCTCTCAGATCTAAAGGACCAGAGAACCTTTGTCCCTCCACGGATGCGAACACTGGTAAGAGTGGGAGAATATCAAAAATGCCCTCACTGCCTTCTTCTCCCCATGTCTATCACAACACCTGATGTAGCACCGACGGCTTGATAGTACCAACAGTTGCGATTGTTAatacttcttttgttttcatagtGATGCCAGATACTATTTCAAGCAGTTCACatggattaatttatttaatccttaagaAGACATTGTTTCTATTATCTCCAAATAATAATGAGTCACACACTTCAGTTTTCATCCATATGAAAGCCATGTGACTTGACACAAATCTTCTAAGTTCTCTGAGCTCCAGATTCCTGGTCCATGAAATGGAAGTAAAGAATTATAGTTCATGTTTTAGATCATAGTTATCagcaacataataataaaatgaggctATCGTGGTACAGAGATGTTAAAGAATTTTCCTGGGGCGCAGTGGCAGTGGTAGTCTAATCCAGAGCTCCAAGCCATTTAAAGCTCATTCACATTTGCATTTGTTTATGAAGTTCAGATGTTGCTCACTAGGGCTTCACCCCATAGGGCCTGCTGGTGCTTCCATTGAGACACCCACTCTCTCAACAGGAAGGACCATCTGGTCTCTGCTGTGTTGCTGGGGCCACTTGCATGGCTTAGGAATCGCTTTGATTGTCGGCCCCTCCctactgtgagctccttgagtgCCTTGTCTGCACCTGGGGCATCTGGGAAGGCCCAGTCCTAGCCCAGGGGATCCCTCGGAGGCCCCTGAATGAGTGATCCCACAAGTGCAGATTCAACTCTGGTTTGGAGGGTAAAGGGATCTGGGAGTTGGGTTGCCAGTGTGGAGACTGAATTCAAAGAAGGATTGTGAAAGgtattaattgttattattactacattTAAACAGTGTTTACAAGCTCAGAGAGGGCTTTACTGTAGGCTATTTGACATGTATGGTTCACTATTTCATAAGGGAGGAAGCTGAATTAAAAGTAGCTtaagagccgggcgcggtggctcacgactgtaatcccagtgctttgggaggctgaggcgggcagatcacgaggtcaagagatcgagaccatcctacccaacatggtgaaaccgtgtctctactaaaaatacaaaacttagcggGGCGTGgtagtgcctgcctgtagtcccagatactctggaggctaaggaaggagaatcgcttaaacgcGGGAGTCGGATGTTGCcttgagccgatatcatgccacggCACCCCAGtctggcgacacagtgagactccgtctcaaaaaaaaaaaaaaaaaaaaaaaaagaaagaaagaaagaaagaaaaaaaaagtagcttaAGATTGTTGGTCAGTGACACATCCCAATGCAACCAGAATTGGTATGGGTACCACCTCACTGAATTCCACATTCAATGTTGGTGCCTCGGTAGGGTAGTATGTCATATCTGGTACTGCTTTGTTTGCTGCCTAGATTAATTTCGGCAAACcatttctttccctctcccttccctgtaTTCATCTCCCCACACCATCTTTCCCAGCAGTGTTTTGTCGCCTCCCTATGTTTTTACATTTACTCTCCCAGCAGCTGTCTACAAGCTTATATGGGATCCCTTGTATTTTACAGAACCTCTTCCCTTTGTAGACCTTGTGAATTCTTAGAATGCTACTCTTCTCCAAATCATCTGTATATCACACTCTCAATTACATGGAGATTTTTGCTGTTTGCAAGAATGTCAGTCCTAAAAGAGTGGGAAGATAAGCATTCTATCCATGGAAACCATATTCACTTAggccattcctttcccttctaacCTCCCCTCCCAGGTTTCTCCTAATTTAGGCCTGTGTAACTCTCCCAGTGTTGTTGAGAACATTGAATAAGCTAATGCATGTGAAGACCCTTTGTAAGCTCAAAAGCACTATAGATATGTCACTGATACTATTTATCTGTGATCTTCACATTATAAAGATCATGCCCAAGAAGCCAGCAGAGGAAGGAAATGATTCGGAGGAAGTGCCAGAAGCATCTGGCCCACAAAATGATGGGAAACAGCTGTGCCCCCCGGGAAAACCAACTACCTCTGAGAAGATTCACGAGAGATCTGGTAAGAGGAAGCAATTCAGGAACAATCCCTCTGGCTTCCCTGGCGATGTTCAGGTATATGGACTGGGTGTGTGGCATGGATCCCAGATAACCCTGGGTCCAGACTGGGCTGAGGAGCTCACCCAGCTCCAGATGAGATGTTAGACATGACTTCCAGAGACAGACTTGATTTGTCACCCATAGAAAAAACCATGTGACTTGGGGCAAGTCTTTCAGATTTTCTCAGCTCCAGATTCCTAGTCCGTAAGATGGAAATAAGGAATCATAGTTCATAAATTGTTTGGAGACATTAAATTTAATCTAGAAGGCCTGATGACATGAAAGGTGCTCAAGCAATTCTATCTGTGATTACCTGGGATCATTACCTGATTAAGACTCAGCTCAATGCCATGCCTGTTACCCAATACAGGTGTACTTCAGAGATactgcaggttcagttccagaccactgcaataaagtgagtcacacacgttgttttttggtttggcaGCGCATAAAAACATTATGTTTATACTATAGTGTAGTCTACTAAGTGTGCGATAGCGTTGtgtctaaaaatgtatataccttaatttaaaaataattctttgttaaaaatgctaacaatcttctgagccttcagtgagtcacactctttttgctggtggagggtcttgcctcggtgttgatggctgctggctgatcaaggtggtggttgctgaagggtggagtggctgtggcagtttcttaaaagaaCACAACAGTGAAATTTGCCACATCGATTAGCTCTCCGTTTCATGAAGGATTTCTCTGTAGTATGTGATGCTATTCGATAGCATTTAGCCActttagaacttctttcaaagttgAAGTGAATcgtctctagctatgaaagttctAGAAGGCATctccttccaatagaaggctattttatctacactgaaaatctgttgtttcgtGTAGCCACCTTCAacagtgatcttagctagatcttctggataacttgctgcagcttctccatcagggtttgctgcttcaccttgcacttttatgttatggaaacGGCTTcattccttaaacctcatgaaccaacctctgctagcttcacaTGTTTCTcctgcagcttcttcacctctctcagcaTTCATGGACTTGAAGAGAGTTCTGGTCTTGCTCTGAATtagactttggcttaagggaatgttgtggctggtttcgTCTTCTATCCTGACCACTCAGACTTTCTCTATTTGAGCAGTAAGgcagttttgctttcttatcgtgtgttcactggagtattagtattattatttccttcaagaacttttcctttgcattcacagcttggctgtttggtgcaagaggcctagctttcagcctgtcttggctttcagcatgcttcctcactaagcttagcCATTTCTAGCTTGTGATTTAGagtgagagacatgtgactcttcctttcatttgaacacttagcGGCCATTGTAAGGTTGTTAATAATCCTCATTTCAGTATTGctgtgtctcaggaaatagggaggcccaagaaaaggaagagagacgcGGAACAGCTCatcggtggagcagtcagaacacacacaacattggTCGATTCAGTTTGTCATATTCTATGGGTGCAGTTCCTGGTACCCACCCCCCAAACAATTACACAGaacagggtgattatagtcaataataacttaattgtacattaaaaaaaactaaaagtgtaaatggattgtttgtaacacaaggataaatgcttgaggatggataccctattttccatgatgtgattatcatgcattgcatgcctgtatcaaagcatctcatgtaccccataagaaTATACACCTACTGCGTACCcacaaaataaagaacaaaaattattttaaaacactaaaaaacaataaaaacaattgcAGTAATAATATCAAAGCTCACCGATCACAGATCACTAtagcagatataataataatggaaaagtgTAAAATtggtgagaattaaaaaaaaaaattgcagcatCTGCGAAGCAGTATGAACATGAGGTGCAACAAAACAAGGTACGCCTGTGTGGCCTTAACAAATACGTGCTGGATGAAAGGAGGTATGGGGGAATGTTCCC
It encodes:
- the LOC741661 gene encoding protein SSX2; protein product: MNGDDAFARRPTVGAQIPEKIQKAFDDIAKYFSKEEWEKMKASEKIFYVYMKRKYEAMTKLGFKATLPPFMCNKRAEDFQGNDFDNDPNRGNQVERPQMTFGRLQGISPKIMPKKPAEEGNDSEEVPEASGPQNDGKQLCPPGKPTTSEKIHERSGPKRREHAWTHRLRERKQLVIYEEISDPEEDDE